The window TTCTTGAAGTGTATGGGATTATGTAagaagaattatattataataaaactactaaagaaatatatttaatattttcattttaaatattcctaATAGTGGCAGACTTTAGTTAACTGAAAGAAGTAGGCAAATTCTTTTAAACATAAGTACTATAAGTTTACACGTTTAAAgaacaataacattaacaaatattaaacgtCTTGCGTTCTAAATGTGAATTAATTACCTCTATTAAGTATATCAgcagcaataatttaaatacccTTTGCCGGTACCTGCTGCTCCCGTAAAATTCAGAAACTGATAGAAAATTGTTCTCATATATATCTTGCTGCtttgttaacttttttttgCCATGCTATTGGCTTAAAAATCTAAGTTTGTTGTAACTACCAATCACAGCACAGCTATCGCAGATACTAGTTcaaattttgcataaaaaacaatactctTGACGATGACCGCAATGACATTGAAATCATAGAGCATAGACACTGATGAGGGTTGAATAATAGTTACCCATAAATTATCgatattgcaatttaaaaaaaactacatattatgtaaaaaactGAAAACAAACGCTGTCGTGCCCGATGTCGTCACATGCATTCTAGGAGTTTCTAAGaatgataaagatattttaatacagcGACTAGATAAATgatgaaaataatacataatagaaATGATATATTCTATTTCATATACTTATTTCTTATTCTGctgtatatttaaatgaaagtaaaaaataaaataaaataggcaacataatttttatttaatcgcTTATTATCGCGTaagaaaaaagatttattagcCGAGCAAATTGTGTAGTAGGAACAACGCTAGACTTGAACATTAACATTACGcacttatatgtatattattaaatgcggcaaatattaaaataatgttactatTTTCTAAACGTCATATTTGGAGAGAAATTAAAAGCATCGATGTTTCGATATCAATGGATGTTAGTTTTCATCCTTACAGTAGAAGTCACAATTCTATGGAACAAAATGCAtagagtaatatttaaaaaatcatagagTAATAGCACAGATTAAAATTCATTGGAAATAAGTGAAATAAAGAACCCCATGCCAAGTAAAAAAATTGGCTAACCTAACGCCATCTGTTAACGAATGACCTACTACTCTAcctgatttaaaaaatacgtcGCATCTCTAATACGATGTGAACTATAAAGGACTACTGACACTTTCAGCGGAGAAGCGCTATGGGGTGGGTAGGATCGCATTGCAAAAATTCGCCtcacttattttttgtttaaaagtgCATCTACTACAATCGGGCCGCAACGAATCGACAGAGCGTGTCGTGGAGTATTATTGAGTCACGAGGCTTCTTGGTCACGACCAATGATCGGCCTGCCTTCAGTATTGCTGTTTTATGGACCTtacctcttattcatagacgtttttagggttccgtacctcaaaagggaAAAACGGAACCTTTACagaatcactttgttgtccgtccgtctgtcaagaccctttttttCAGGAACGCGTGAAGccattaagctgaaatttatatcaaatgttcGGGTCTACTGTCCTTTAgagctgtgaaaaaattaaacttctaaACCAACGTAATCAAAAGATACGGCCGTTTATGGCGCAAATTTTCGacactcgcaagggaatcaaaatctACAAGGTACTTCccgtgaactcagaatcttgaaatttattatgaagctacgtcttatagtacagataaagaaaaaattgcgaaaaccgtacatttttatttacatcatataataaagTTACTACACCTTTCCATATGAATGTATAGTGGTAAGTATTAAATCGAAATTCAggtctataatacctttaagatGTAACAAAgtcaaacttctatgtcaaagcaatcaaaagaaacagcaatttaggcggcatattttcaaactcgcaactatTCGCAAGGGAAacaaaacctaaagggtacttccagtcgacctataagcttgaaatttggcatgaagcagtgttttatagcacttataaaggaaaaaaacGAAAAACCCATTTTTTTAGACCTTTAATTTATGATCCTCCaactttccatattgtaatgttatggatttcattttgtaataaaaataccataactatgactcgattgtcgtgatgggtgaacttttaacttatatacctacaggtttgtacggaaccctcggtacGCGAGTTCGACTCGCACTAGGCcgattttttatctaaggacggagtaaacctgtgataacaagtctgtttctcagtgctgacggcattgagatacaacaatattaaatcaattcaattagccaatcacaacggccctatgtttaCGCATTGCGAAGGCTACCATGTCgtcagtactgagaaacagacttgttatgacAGGTTTACTccgtctttaaataaaaaacgtctatgaataagggggtttgcCTTTCACTTTCACCTTTAGTTAAGAAGtgatgaaatttggcttactgagaaaaaaattaatacctaATAAGGGTTGTTTACGTAATCAAAATTCTTACCATGTTtgaattaaaagttaatatttttctcttGGTTAATGAAATACATAATGTTTCTGTGGTGTATGACGGTGAATGCACACATACAACATTATCTCGTAAATATGTCATTTCCGAACACGCAATCGCTGAAATTGATGAAAAATAGGTTCTGAACATTCCTATAATGGTACCCCACTATACCTGAAATGCACATTTTAAGATAAAACAGATAGAATACGATAGCTTATATACTATTCTTGTTTGGttgctaattatattttagtcaaaGTTAACAGTTTTCcagttatgaaaaaaataaagcccaaataaaatttatcagtATCAGACAATTACGTATATTCTACCTCGATGGCATCAGTACGTAAATGTGGATGTACGCATCCATTTCTTATCTGTAtcttgtgtcaactgtcaattGTCTAATGTCAGAAAGATATTTGCCTATCGGTGCACTAGGAAGCAAATATCAATCAATAACGGTTTTACAccagaaaacaaacaatacCAATTCTCATATACAGCATATTTTTCTTTGTCGGTAATTATATAACCCTAACTACAGTGCgactcaatattttatattgaaaattgtaTTTCTTCTGATCATAATGAGTGAAGTATGTTTTATCAATACTTAAGATGATATATTTCCgaataatatctaataataattactccTGGATCTGTTTTAGGTAGCTGAAAATGAGCTCAGGCAAACTATTAGTGTTTTACAAGATATTGAAGATGGTACACTGCCTAGTGGTCTAATAGATAAAGGCTTTTTGAAAGATTTTCGTTATTCAAGGTACGAATTTTACCTGCACccattaacattatttactatcttcaaaaatatcattgttaaaaatgtttttacatcgAATATACGTAAAATAACTTATGTCTATGTAGTTTTTATGAGCTAGCTTAGCTTTTATTTAGAATGATTTTTCTATagcattttattgaaaattgctttCTGTAGTCTAAGAAAGCTTGACAGATGGTACTTACATAGAATATTTTGGAAATTAGCTTAttgctaatattttaaagtttggaTTAAATTGGTGGTTTTATatagaaatgtaaaattaataatgtcatggaggattataaaataagtacctCAGATGTTTTTATAGTATTCTTTACAATATGTAGATAGATATCAAAAAAACTTATATACCGTGATAAATGAATGAATGGCATTgttatataagttataaaataacctttttaaCAACTATAATTTGcactagattatttttttttatttcttctgtcaaggaatatagaaaataaggctacataaaatgtttttactagAACATTTATTGGGGAACTAAACCCATACTGAAGGGATAAAAATGCTTCTTTAGTGGTGCCACAAAACTAAGGCatgtatactaaaatattatttgatacttaGAAAGTTAAATTGTGAACGAAAACttatatgtttttaactttttagagttttttcttaattttattgtatgttacAGGGATATTGAAAATGATAAAAAGACTATGTCAAAATCTACACAAGCAAATTTAGACAGGTACATATGGGATAAAGAACTGAGTAATGAAGCACCATCCAAAAACTTCTGGAAAGTAGTGGCTGAGAAAAGacggtaatattatattaatttatgttaagaGTATACTGCACTGACTGGTCCTGAGAAATAGACTATTTATCCCAGCTTTGTTCTAtacttaattgaaaataaacatttatcagACAAATATATAGACCTATATGAATATTAACAGAATCTATATCAGAGTAAACAAACTGTTGACATTGGAATGTTGCATAGCTGTCTAGtgatatacattatattttattttgtagtgttGCATTATCAAAAGCCCTGAGCGACAATGAGGAGCTACATAAACGTATAGATGCCCTGACTGAGGAGAATGCTCAATTCAAGGACAAGCTAGATGAAGCCAATAGCTTTATAGAAGTTTGCAAGGTTAGttaaatga of the Manduca sexta isolate Smith_Timp_Sample1 chromosome 27, JHU_Msex_v1.0, whole genome shotgun sequence genome contains:
- the LOC115447990 gene encoding geminin, with translation MSEVAENELRQTISVLQDIEDGTLPSGLIDKGFLKDFRYSRDIENDKKTMSKSTQANLDRYIWDKELSNEAPSKNFWKVVAEKRRVALSKALSDNEELHKRIDALTEENAQFKDKLDEANSFIEVCKELLEEDGDDTGIDVGDLSQCNGAIEN